GACTGCTGTTGTGTCATTGGTATATTTTCTGTTTGTGCAATGAGCGTACATTCGCTGGAAGCGTGTGCATTTGCAATTTATTTGCAACACTTTGTTACCAACTAGCCTCTTGTATATAACACTTACCCACCAATCAGGGAGTGGGTTTAACTGTTTATCTACTAGACTGTAGTTGCCTCCAAAGAAACTTTGCCTTACCACTGTAGTGACATTGTAGGTGGCTGCCAGGCCCAGCTTGTCTAACCATAATGGGCTACTTGCATAAGAGTCTGACAAACCTGGGGCACCTCCACCATATGAGCTGCTTGTCTCAGTTAGCCACATTGGTATATTTTTGTACTGTGTTGTATGATCATGCATAGTTTTTAATTGACTCTTTAGTAAATCAAATGTGTCAGGATTCCAAAAGTCCTCTAACTTGGCTGTTCTGCTGTTTAAATAATACTGATGCCAAGACCTAGCATTTATGTAGTCCGAGCCATTTGAAAGGAAATCAACCATGTAGCGCAGACACTCGGGACGGTTCTCCTGAGGTCTTGTAGTGTCAGGGCCAACTAGCAAAGAGTGCTTGTAGCGGTAGTGGTTAAGGAGCTTACGGAGGTGCTTGAAATCTTGAGCTAAGGCTTGAGGGGTGATACTTACATTGAAAACATGTTGAAAGGAATTAGGTTCATTCCCTAGCTGCCAGTCTATGTGGTGGTATTTTTGCTTGGAGTATTCTAGTAATTCAATAGCATTTTGATCGTACCAACCACTTTCGTTGCGTAGCAATACGTTTAAGGTGAACAGGAGCCTCATTTTCGTTGCTTTGCAGAACTCGTTGATTTCGGTCCATTTCTTGCCAGTCATAATGAAGAACGGATGGGGCTTGCCGCATAAGATGTGGATTGAAGAGCAGACGGATTTGGAGTAGTTCTTCGGGCACGGTAGATCGCAAGATGTTGGAGAGATGGCGTCCTCTTTGCTGAATATCAGTCGGTCGGACATGGTGCCGCCTAGGCGGAGCCGCGCGGGCGCCAGCGCCGCTGCCAGCTTTCTAAATCTTGGCTTTGCAAAGTCTATTGTGTCATATTTTTCGATTTCCGATGTGTCGATGCCGATGCTCAGGAACTCGTTGGAAACAACCGTTCGAATCGACTGCTCGTCCAGCGTGACAAAGCATCTCTCATGCGCGTTCAGATTGTAGAATAACACCAAAAGACCCACGTTGCAACATGTTACAAACACACAAACAGCAATCAAGCGTCTATTCGACAGCATTTTGGAAACTTTATGTACGAATTTTCAAAAATAACATGTGTTCATTTATAAACTGTCCTTCaacattttgttatttattattggGACACAACAAACTATTGTTAAGTAACTAGCCTAGCTGGCGCCTGCTTGGCTGCGCTGCAATGCCGAAAGCACCGATCCGAAGCTCCTGACGAAAGTTTCGACAATACAAACGCTAAGCGCTTGACATGAGGGGTGACGATGTCATAGTGACAACTGTGACAACTTGACAagaccatggactttcaatagggactgagctcacactttttttcatactaaattgaactttatcaccggtgcagaaaggcgttcttatcagactagtaaaagtgtgtccacatgagagggtcaaagttggggctagtgtccctctcgcacgtgtgaccagtgttaaagagattactatagtagtagtattttgacctgtatgataactaagtttataaacttcttaaattattttcccctcactagctcggaaacacgtgttttatcctttaataccagcgggtaaaaacgcattttatccactagtgggtaaagtaacttGACCTTGAATactgtcaaattaactgctttaaaattgataaaagtaggtgaatctagtaatgaagataatttaccacctgtgaaactactggaagcagtgataaacgcattttttgcgttgtagtttcctcgctatagtgaggggaaaagttttgcgttacactcgggtgcaaatgtattttacttctcgtgtattgaaacactcgcaagttcaggattctattctcgaaccactcgcttcgctcgaggttcaactatagaatcctttcacttgctcgtttttcaattccacactcggcgttaaaatacaactttgcccccttgtataacaaataactatttgtattatatcaaggaaaggatattaataccttgatTACCTTGTAaagaattggtaagtcattattatgaagccataaaaccaaagaattgcgcaattaaaaaaaacctttaattcggtattagtagatttggtagtaactttgaatattgactggtatccccaaataatgacagtgatttcgttgacagtggcaataactgcgagagggacaccagccccaactttaccctctcatgtggacacactttttggcctaacaactcaatctagcttaataatatataaatctatggacAAGACggcacagaattacagttaaaccagaatgagtagttaggtcaaaaagtgtgtccacatgagaggtcattgtttgggctggtgtccctctcgcacttactgacaatgtcaacattattcagtgacgtcatcactgtcatacattggggataccagtcaattttcaaagttactaccaaatctactaataccgattaaaacatattttttaattataaaagtctttgatttattggcatcaaaataattacattataattattttccaattctttgaaatatatcgaaaccctagtttgaatataaccctaaaataatataagaagttataaagtcaggtaatatcaggggcggctcactccgcgattccatcgccgcgctacatacaagtacatgcgggcggccgcgagttcgcggcctaatcaggggtggctagCATTTTCACAGAAAGCACggtcgcactttctattgttactatacgtcgcgagtttttttaaaggttcataattatgcgatatccgcgtgtggaatggctaataatgcttagttaaataaaccataaataaactaggacaatcttacacagatctactattgattatgtcaTTTTAGTCATTTATGCCCCACGGAaacgttcaataaggcttgagacgttggaacttaaacaaaaatatataaatactgtatttacctagaaagtacccaagatttgaatataacattttatctgagtattaattttttttatccataggcaaccctagagtccgacgctgcgcacgttcggttcgtttctttgtaatcattttgtaggcatttaaaaggcggtatttcgtgaacatcaaagcagtgggccttctgtacttgtactattatatattctgtggtaatatacagataaaaatactactactatggtaacctcattaacactggcaacacgtgcgagagggacaccagcccaaacaatgccctctcatgtggaccgttttcgctagtttgatacgatcacctttctgtatcagtgataaggttcaatttagtatggcaaaaaatgtgattccacaatctagtttaataattctaaatctatgcaaGATGGTGATTGGTGTGTCAAGTGACAATAACATAAGACGATAGGGATACctaagttaaaaataaagtgaTTTTACCCTACCGCTTTTTATAAATGATGAATCTCACATTACTCAAATTAGTGCTCATTAATTAACGCAACATAGCTTgataaaaaattgtaacgtttAACCGCATTGTTAACCGTTATGTCATGAAATTATTGTATTGGTGCTTGCACTTGGAGTATGTTCTATGACCAGTTACTTCCAAACACCAAACGTCTTGTGGAAGTTGTGGATTTCTTTCTGAAATGCCGTGTTACAGCAGGTAACTCCATACTCCTTCcatatatattattttctattaagATGACCATTTTCCCTGGAAATGAGATCTGCGTTCTCGTGCGCGCATCAATCGTTACGATTTCTAGATCTTTCATTTAAAGAGTGATTTCCTACGTTTCATTTACTCAAAGTGCGTCCAGTCACCGGTTTAGAACTGCGTCCCCGCCGACAGACTCTATTCGCCATCCCGGTGGCACGCACCCATGCTCTGTCGCACTCTCCACTGCACCACGCTTTAACCCTTCTCAATGACATACTAAGCTAGCGACACAGCAAACTGGATATGTTtcatagcacagaatatataatagacagagaatatataatagtacatataatagtacaagtacagaaggcccactgctttgatgttcacgaaatgccgccttttaaatgcctacaaaatgattacaaagaaacgaaccgaacgtgcgcagcgtcggactctagggttgcctatggataaaaaaattaatactcagataaaatgttatattcaaatcttgggtactttctaggtaaatacagtatttatatatttttgtttaagttccaacgtctcaagccttattgaacgttTCCGTGGGGCATAAATGACTAAAAtgacataatcaatagtagatctgtgtaagattgtcccaGTTTAtttatgatgtttatttaactaagcattattagccattccacacgcggatatcgcatatgaacctttaaaaaaaacggccaagagcgtgtcgggccacgctcagtgtagggttccgtagtttttcgtatttttctcaaaaactactgaacctatcaagttcaaaacaattttcctagaaagtctttataaagttctacttttgtgatttttttcatattttttaaacatacggttcaaaagttagatgggggggacgcacttttttttactttaggagcgattatttccgaaaatattaatattatcaaaaaacgatcttagtaaacccttattaatttttaaatacctatccaacaatatatcacacgttggggttggaatgaaaaaaaatatcagcccccactttacatatagggggggtaccctaataaaacttttttttccattttttatttttgcactttgttggcgtgattgatatacatattggtaccaaatttcagctttctagtgcttacggttactgagattatccgcggacggacggacggacggacggacggacggacagacagacatggcgaaactataagggttcctagttgactacggaaccctaaaaactcgcgacgtatagtaacaatagaaagtgcgaccGTGCTTTCTGTGAAAATGCCatccacccctgattaggccgcgaactcgcggccgcccgcatgtacttgtagcgcggcgatggaatcgcggagtgagccgcccctgtcgaaacctcgatatttacgcatttttgtcaatccgtttcgatttgtacacaggTGCACACACGAGGAAACAActcaaatgattttggaacataactgggattggcttccaaattggcttttctacctccaataaagtttgcactacaaattcaccgtaaattcaattcaatacttgtatcaaatgattacgcactttaagtaTAACTTCAGAGGTCatcacttttcttcttacggcaattatccacttaaacggtggtttcgtttccaccacggtcttggaaattgctagaatttagtcgctattttTCTTGGAGTCATTACAATTCAGCATAATAAATTTTAGTAGGCCCATatttttatctcaaaaacgatatgaaaatgtttactgcacgTTTGCTGCGATTTGACAGCGTGTCAGCAAcaaagatgtcaattttggccgtagtgagcgctgtgatcgttttagctaccccctccacccgctttgcaccccgCCAATGACTAAACACTTTTATTCAGAGCTGTGTCGCCTGTGTCAAACCAAGTCAAATTATAAGCCAAACAGTTGGAACTTTTAGCCCAATCCCTACATACGATGGTGGTTGGTTGGTGGGTGGTACATGGATTGATGGttgatttagaaaaaaaaacagtatttgttataaatatgtttattaattaattcaacAGCGAAAAACATTCAATTTGTTTAAGTACTTGTAGCAGATGTGACAGGAAGGTAACAATCATACAGAGTTCTCATACTGTTACATTGAGTTATCTACCGTTACGTTATAAAAGTGGAAACATTGAACAGACACAAGATGTGACTACGAAATCATGGATTACATCACGTTCAATGCAGGCTAAATATATAGACATTCATTCAGTATAATTGACACAGGCGTTATCAATAAAACAACGccataatttaattttagatgtaggtaattaaataaaaacatcagtacttaaaaagaaaatagaaaaaaaaaaaatatattttactgacTCATAAATGTACCCTTAACATTATTACAACAAATTCGACATTCTAACAACATAAACTAAGTACAAAATGATTTAACAAACTACACAATGACTCACTTACGCTCATCGTCGCCTTTGAAGGGACAGGAAAAATAAGCACAGGAAGAACTAGATTTAGGTGTCGTCATACAATTACGAGGTGTTtgtcaaatatttataatatagcGAACACCATTCTATCAGATAAGAAGGTAGCCCATgtcattgaactactatgtactacgtactagaaatgacaactcgaacatattctgtgcgccaaccggcagcggcggcagcgcgaggcgcatgcgcgtgaagcgaatcgtgtcatagagtaagacttgaccacctagacgcgacacttttagtgtagacctttgttttatactttgtgtgtgaaatactaagtagtttacttttagcactattatacattgtgttatatttaatttccactcagtgaaataaaaataagtaattgtttttttcataaattttaatttcctttgaataaaattagttttgtaagtttctgtcgctcagaataataatcgcgccattcaccttgttttacctcccttaaacaccggttgcattaaatactatttcagttttggtgtcactatttttcgtcaataatgagaattataattcagaaataattcaaaatcatgcttattgtataatattatcgactaaaatttgtattagaaccgtgtaatattcaaaactataaattgaaataaatatttttatattatatattgaaaacagaatatgatcacaattattataccttaatacctacatgtcatgtctgcgtgattcatctatgattccagtagtcaaaatggcggccatagcatcgcgtttaaggagcccgtcccttcattataataattacttaaattaagtcaGATCAAAATAacttgtctactaaccgatgaaatgtgacaccgtcactgttattagattttctcgtatagcttcaacagtatcttatagcacaggaaggcattttttcattttatttgtgtgcagtcagagacaacctcctcccaccacgcgcagagactgactgaggcaacataagtccactggacttatgttcgtggagcaaactttttgttcgccgtgtcctctctagtacattatacctcaatggcCCATGTTTAAAATTAAGCaaactataaaatatataaaaatatcaacGTCCCATCTTAGGAATGTAGAATAGTATATGTTATATATTAGTATATACAGATACTGAATGTTCAGCGGAGAGCTACGGAGTCTACCTATAAGCACGGATTAGAAACCGACAAAATAACACTTTACTTTTTGATATGTAGTATTCTTGTTTAAGTAAAGTAAGGTACATTAATATGATAACCTAGATTTAATTTAGATACACTAATTGAGTAAGCACTCATCACATAAAAGTACACATAGTTCGCTATAAACGTAATGAGCCTCTCAGTAGTGCTTGTCCATAAACCATCGTAATATCAAACAGCAGTTCAAATCGATTCCTATTACGTTTGCGAATACTAATCTACGAGTATCCAAGTCACATAAAAGTATTTCGTTGCTGGTATATTTTGCAGTCCATGTCGTTGTCGATTCATCTACTCCGTGCAAAATCTGTACAGTTATATTACCACTGTTTTAAGTTACACTATTACAAAAAATATGTCCGAATTTGGCACTCACGATACTCTTAGTTTTTTCTCCTAGCTCGACTGCATATTTGAAGTTGCGTATGTTTATTAGGATAGTGAGTGTAACTTTCTAGTGGTTCTAGAGTTAGGGTATGGTTTAGAGTTCGTCGTGCTTGGGCCCGGAGAACTCCTCGTGGCTGATGAAGCCGTTCTTGTCCTTGTCCTCGTGCTGGAAGATCTCCTCGACCAGCTTGTCGTGGCTCTCGAGCATGTTCTTGATGTCTTCGCTCATTTCGGCGCCTTCGCTGGCAGTCATCTGCTTCTTCAGGTATTCGCTCACCTGTAAAAGGGAGAAATGGGGTTCTGTTAATCGATGTAGATACATTTTTTCTCCAAGTATTATATTTCACATCTATATTAAAATTCATCTTGATTACATATGATTTCATTGACGTTTCTCGATTGTTAACTAAACAAACTTAGATGTTTTTTTGTTCAAATTTAAGCCAAACGGAATCATTACATTATAAATCAATAAAGATTATAGGATAcctattcttacacagattgactgagtcccaccgtaagctcaagaaggcttgtgttgcaggtactcagacaacgatatataggtacctacaatatacaaatacttctatacatagaaaacatccatgactcaggaacaaataggtatctgtgctcatcacacatataaatgcccttaccgggattcgaacccgagaccgaGGCGTAGCAGGCGGGGTTACTACGCGCtagaccagaccggtcgtctgtcCGTCATTATATCTCCTGTatggcaatatttttgttttgtatggctgAGCCTTAGGTATCAAAGCTTCCATGGTTCTCCTGTTTATACAAACCTAACTTTATTTGTTTTGGCAATAGAGTCATTAAACCTAGGTACAAGTTAGAATTGATTATACCTACGACAACCCCATCTACActgcactgaaacttagtagttcaagtgctctgcctacacctttatgggatacaggcgtgattatatgtaacCCCACCtaaggtaactgtacactattccgggatagtaaaatttcgtacattattccgggatactttggtttttgtcgcaaaataaggaaactatcagtaaaatcttaatttaatccAGTATTTcattaactatagatcaaatagaaccgaaaaagtcgattttcgaatatatatcatatcttttgaagccgtgaggtacttccaaacgcgtcagtcgcaaccacgcaggggtttctatgggcgtgtttgacggtgagcttaatgcggcagcggaacttcttaagggtttactgtgatgcgggtaagtttatttatatgaaatttgtatcataattgtgttatagttattaaaagacatttatatcatcgtttcaaattaatttgaagcatattttaattaaaatacccgctcccggaataatgtacaccattttgacgcggtgtacataattgcgggagtatcacggaataacggaaacacagtccgtaatgtttttatgttttattactatttgtggtgaagtatatttatatatttgatgtaaatatattgagtaaagattacagattatagtgacataattacggtatatatattttttagattttaatctcataattgagtacgaaatgtatactcgttgtaatacgtgcgaaatattggagtgtggcatcgacattaaatttgttttatttcataaaattaaagcacaaaggtaATTTCTttcgatgttttgagtataattattatataatcttccaatgtactaagaaaaaaatcttgtttgttttttaatatAGCCTTTGTGTTGACTGCCGTAgttaagtacacgactttatatgagtgtatcttattccggcatgcctatataaagtatattaagatataaaaacacataaaataaggtatagagacccg
This genomic stretch from Leguminivora glycinivorella isolate SPB_JAAS2020 chromosome Z, LegGlyc_1.1, whole genome shotgun sequence harbors:
- the LOC125241245 gene encoding heparanase-like; protein product: MLSNRRLIAVCVFVTCCNVGLLVLFYNLNAHERCFVTLDEQSIRTVVSNEFLSIGIDTSEIEKYDTIDFAKPRFRKLAAALAPARLRLGGTMSDRLIFSKEDAISPTSCDLPCPKNYSKSVCSSIHILCGKPHPFFIMTGKKWTEINEFCKATKMRLLFTLNVLLRNESGWYDQNAIELLEYSKQKYHHIDWQLGNEPNSFQHVFNVSITPQALAQDFKHLRKLLNHYRYKHSLLVGPDTTRPQENRPECLRYMVDFLSNGSDYINARSWHQYYLNSRTAKLEDFWNPDTFDLLKSQLKTMHDHTTQYKNIPMWLTETSSSYGGGAPGLSDSYASSPLWLDKLGLAATYNVTTVVRQSFFGGNYSLVDKQLNPLPDWWVSVIYKRLVGNKVLQINCKCTRFQRMYAHCTNRKYTNDTTAVTIFAVNLEMAKAKFLLNGTALHGDNLSIDEYIIHAPSNNRQSKTILLNGWPLYFESSMPELEPIHIKYGNHISMPPYSIAFWVIRNTSIKVCK